The following are encoded together in the Flammeovirga agarivorans genome:
- a CDS encoding aspartate:alanine exchanger family transporter, which yields MEMFYSLLQSDYVALFAIIAFGILLGKVSVKGVSFGLSAVIFVAMFYGYLTNALGMEDFAIPGIIQKIGLLLFIFTIGMQAGPSFFEAFKSQGSKLIILAVIAVFSGGLVTFLLGYLFDVDFKIAVGLLTGALTSTPGLAAAIESSQSPLASIGYGIAYPFGVIGVILFVKLAPKIFGISVEQQELKYEEEANAGTPELMNNNFIVTNDNIHGKTIGDLNIRFMTKANISRVMEPNKESKPPTKETVLHKGDLVKAVGTADALKRVEILLGEKTDTKIPRSGIHEIRWFVISSRNVVGKTLGELDLHNNYLATVTRVRRAGVDLTPRPSTRLRFGDKILISSTKGNVEGLTELFGDSIKMVETPSFLPVALGIIVGILLGKIEVPLPGGSAFSLGLTGGVLMAALGLSRLGKTGPIIWHLPSNANALLRQFGLLLFLTPVGVGAGTKLVATISEYGFQLFGIGAVITLVPMLCVTIIGHFVLKVNFLSLMGALTGGMTSTPGLSAMDNMTESDAPQVAYATVYPFALVSIIIVAQIIGGL from the coding sequence ATGGAGATGTTTTATTCGCTACTACAATCAGATTACGTAGCATTATTCGCAATTATAGCTTTCGGAATATTATTAGGTAAAGTAAGTGTAAAAGGAGTATCATTTGGATTGTCAGCAGTTATTTTCGTGGCAATGTTTTATGGTTATCTTACTAATGCTTTAGGCATGGAAGACTTTGCTATACCCGGAATTATCCAAAAAATAGGCCTTCTTTTATTTATCTTCACTATCGGTATGCAAGCCGGTCCATCTTTCTTTGAAGCTTTCAAGTCTCAAGGAAGTAAGCTGATTATTCTTGCAGTAATTGCCGTATTTTCTGGAGGTCTCGTTACATTTTTATTAGGATATTTATTTGATGTAGACTTTAAAATTGCAGTAGGTCTTCTTACAGGTGCACTCACATCAACTCCTGGTTTAGCCGCTGCCATTGAAAGTTCTCAATCACCTTTAGCCTCTATCGGTTATGGTATTGCCTACCCATTTGGTGTTATTGGTGTTATCCTTTTTGTAAAATTAGCCCCTAAGATTTTTGGCATTAGTGTAGAACAGCAAGAGCTTAAATATGAAGAAGAAGCTAATGCAGGTACACCAGAATTAATGAACAATAACTTCATTGTTACCAATGACAATATTCATGGTAAAACAATTGGAGATTTAAATATTCGTTTCATGACAAAAGCCAATATTTCTAGAGTCATGGAACCTAATAAAGAAAGTAAGCCACCTACCAAAGAAACAGTACTTCATAAAGGCGACTTAGTGAAAGCTGTAGGTACTGCAGATGCATTAAAACGTGTTGAAATTCTTTTGGGTGAAAAAACTGATACTAAAATTCCTCGTTCTGGTATACATGAAATCCGTTGGTTTGTGATTTCATCAAGAAACGTAGTAGGTAAAACATTAGGTGAATTAGATTTACATAATAACTATTTAGCTACAGTAACTAGGGTTAGAAGAGCAGGTGTAGACTTAACTCCCCGTCCATCTACAAGATTAAGATTTGGTGATAAAATTTTAATCTCATCTACAAAAGGTAACGTAGAAGGTCTTACAGAATTATTTGGTGATAGTATCAAAATGGTAGAAACTCCAAGTTTCCTTCCAGTTGCATTGGGTATTATCGTTGGTATTTTATTAGGTAAAATTGAAGTACCATTACCAGGTGGTAGTGCTTTCTCACTAGGACTTACAGGTGGTGTATTAATGGCTGCATTAGGTTTATCAAGATTAGGTAAAACAGGACCAATTATCTGGCATTTACCGTCTAATGCCAATGCACTATTACGTCAGTTTGGACTGTTATTATTCTTAACTCCTGTAGGAGTTGGAGCAGGTACAAAGTTAGTAGCCACAATCAGTGAATATGGTTTCCAATTATTCGGAATTGGTGCAGTTATCACTTTAGTACCTATGTTGTGTGTTACAATTATTGGACACTTTGTATTGAAAGTTAATTTCCTTTCTCTAATGGGTGCTTTAACAGGTGGTATGACTTCTACTCCTGGTCTAAGTGCAATGGACAATATGACAGAGAGCGATGCTCCACAAGTAGCCTATGCGACGGTTTATCCATTCGCATTAGTATCTATTATTATTGTTGCTCAGATAATTGGAGGATTATAA
- a CDS encoding universal stress protein → MSIFKRIIVALDGSSKDEPLLKHAHEYIQKNLSEKIYFIHVQESLELPDDVVSKYPDMLSPLDESIKTTMNNLIHEHIPNIENFDYDLIIEEGDPAETIIKVTKRKQADLIIIGTKSIAARTGAVARKVASFSPCSVLFAPDLIKTTQPKILLPLDFSESSKDCLNQIEEMASLIDTTFVKAINCYKVPTGYSTTGKSYEEVAKVLEEVSQKKLDHFVAKTKKPELVETKAILMKDGQSVAETIYETAKKEEANIIVIGSKTRTWMASMLLSSTAEDLLASDIGLPILIYKSKGKTEDIFAFFDRI, encoded by the coding sequence ATGTCAATTTTTAAAAGAATAATAGTAGCACTCGATGGATCTTCAAAAGATGAGCCTTTATTAAAACACGCCCACGAATATATTCAAAAAAATCTCTCTGAAAAGATATATTTTATTCATGTTCAAGAATCATTAGAATTACCTGATGACGTTGTAAGCAAATATCCAGATATGCTTAGTCCGTTAGATGAGTCTATTAAAACAACGATGAATAACCTTATTCATGAGCATATCCCTAATATTGAAAATTTTGACTATGATCTTATCATTGAAGAAGGCGACCCTGCCGAAACCATCATTAAAGTAACTAAGAGGAAACAAGCAGATTTAATTATCATCGGAACAAAATCAATTGCTGCAAGAACAGGTGCCGTTGCAAGAAAAGTAGCTTCCTTCTCCCCTTGCTCTGTATTATTTGCTCCTGATTTAATTAAAACAACTCAACCAAAAATTCTTTTACCATTAGACTTTTCAGAATCATCAAAAGATTGTCTAAACCAAATTGAAGAGATGGCTAGTCTGATTGATACAACTTTTGTAAAAGCGATCAACTGTTATAAAGTCCCTACAGGATACTCTACCACAGGTAAAAGCTATGAAGAAGTAGCTAAAGTTCTAGAGGAAGTCTCACAAAAGAAACTAGACCACTTTGTTGCTAAAACTAAGAAACCAGAATTGGTGGAAACAAAAGCTATATTAATGAAAGATGGTCAATCTGTAGCAGAGACGATCTATGAGACAGCGAAGAAAGAAGAAGCCAATATTATCGTTATTGGATCTAAAACAAGAACTTGGATGGCTTCTATGTTACTAAGTAGTACTGCAGAAGACTTACTTGCTTCCGATATTGGTTTACCGATCTTAATTTATAAAAGCAAAGGAAAAACTGAAGATATTTTTGCATTCTTTGATCGAATCTAG